The Ptychodera flava strain L36383 chromosome 18, AS_Pfla_20210202, whole genome shotgun sequence sequence tcatattttctgaaattttcacattatgtttttaaatgctatataacaaaacaactattttgttttgcaataaaattcttacattctGAATTtgaggcatttttattttgctaaccatgattttaagcacttttttgagtgtcagtcattcagcccatgccattttagaatgaagatatactcttgtttcaagtgaaatattacatttcacaaaatagttgtaagggtttccttgtcatcttagataagaaatattccttcgaaaaaaactgtgttggcaacgtgcagctccacattaagtccttgaaaatttatttttaaaaatgtagaaaatatacaataaatttacatacaataacgatccatttacgaataaaagtttattttaatatgtatctgtgatacctgaattcgttaaaataccccataaatatattgtattttgaaaagaatgttaaagcaaatttagtagacttacatatatgacttccgaatggattaaaatacgtatatgttgatgtgcgtttactattgagttgtaagaaagtcatgcaattttaattatttttgattttttttaatattaatatttttaacatgttatctttaatgtttactgttttaaaaacgtcgtggacaaaatctttagtttctaatttagactgaacctcttccttatggacgagtgcatctttggtataccccctagatgataggcaagaagtcatcacatataacagcaaaaatacaataaagacaacaaagataataacaacgcaaaaataaaataatgtgaccaaaaTAACACACGCCACAATACAGAAAATAAAACTTAGCTCttatgcaaacaatgtcagactcttaaaaactaGATCAACAcgcaaactcacaaaaattgaaaattgcatgcttagcaaagactaaaattaattcaaagaactcattagcccaacagaatccaactattacacgatacaaacatgtacatatggaaaaatgactcaagatgtacttctttgtattgtgtaatattggattctgtgtttggattaattgtaagtctttgctaaagcatgcagtttttagattttttgagtttgtgtgtcaagaaagtttttatgaatctgacattgtttgcaatagagctaagtttcaatttgtgtgtattacgacactttatttcggtcatatcattttttctgtttttttagctttgttgtgttaaTAGTATTTTGCTGGcatgtgtgatgacttcttgcctatcatctaggggatcttataaagatgcacccatccatatTAAGGGGGTtaagtctaaattaaaaactaaagattttgaacacccctttttaacagtaaacattacagattacatgctttgacactgtagagtgttaaacacccttacaaattacgaaaatgacacacacagatgaattcaatgttatatttagaAACAGAATATATCATTTAGAAGACAAAATTCATTAacattaacagtcgtcatatacagaaaaagaaaaattaaaaatgaatgtcaaggacctaacagttttcttcttgatagtttcctagtgctaaaaactataccaaaaccgttgtttatattagaagctattaagccatggggcattaatatggcagccatattcaatttatgcaaattttcaaagtGCCTCTGTaaaaattgagccactaaaagtgtttcttcatacccaagaaaaatattaaaactttgaaatcaaagaaatagcttgtttaaatGCGTGGtgtatgaccgacaatgtcctttgtaggaatgttggccaccatattggatttatgtaaattaacaaattacctatgcaaatcatagcatcttgaaaatcgtttgtccatgccaaataaatatacttttaactttaaaatagtttgtttaatacGTTGTATATGACCGAAATGTcgtttgtaggaatgttggccgctatattggaatcatgcaaattaataaagtaCCTATAAGGAACATTAAACCTCCAAAATAATTCCCTGggccaaattactagtgtcagactttgaaatcactgaaatagcttgtttaacgtgtgatatatagcaaattatgttattttgttggatagttggccgccatatttgatttatgcaaattagacacatttccccaaggtggattcgagtaaacttttaatatgttgttctgggtacctgtTTGAAATGCATTCCGAAGAAAAATATTCTATTGCAATTTGTGGTTGGTTTAACCCTATTTCGACTGGACTATTAGGCGATTTTGACGTACATAACTGTTACTATTCTCCTACGTAACGACATAAGCAAAAACGACAAAACAACTGCAACGAAACGAgccccagagagagagagagagagagagagagagagagagagagagagagagagagagagagagagaaggggtTGGGAATCGATGCTTGACCTTCGAGCAGGGACATAGTTTAAGACTTGTCTGCTGATGTATAACCGTACCAAAATGACTCCGAAATAGTGCTGTGTCAGTAAAATTGATCCAAATATTAACACAAGACTTACCCTAGACTTAATCCAAGAAGTCTCGTTTGGGTCATGTAATGACAATAATTCACCACCGACAGAACGACAATATTCCCTAGATTCAGTCCATGTTTTAGATTCTACCTGCAAAGCTGTGCTGAAAAATAGCACGTATTGTCTCCATAGTTCAGCCATGAGGTGTCATTTTCGTACAGTAATCTGGAGGAGGTGGTGGGGACACTGTTAGAGGCGTTAAGCCTATAAATTCAAAGAAAGAGAAGAacattaaaaaattgtcaatagaTTTAATAATTAAATCACGTGATTCGTGAAGTATCTTTTCACTTAATCATCAATCACAAAACAATTATTAAGAGAAGGTAGAAACTTGAAGAAAGTTCTATCTGTATATGGATCCTGTAAATCGCCATAAAAGCATAATATAAGAGTGATGTCACTATGTaacatgaaaattaatttcttcaAATATGGAACATGCCTAACTTAATCGAATTAGTGTCTAATAAAATGGTGCCTCAGCTATAAAAATACTTCAACAACACTATACCAAAATACTTCAACAACACCAATACATTAGTGTATTCAGATGGCAAACAAGCAAGTGGGTGAGATAATTTGCCCCGAGACTTTTCATTGATGCAGacattgtcatttcaaaacATCTGGCCCATATCATAAATAGTTCTCTTTCAAGAGGTGTGTTCCCAACCACTTTAAAAATTTCCAAAGGTACGCCAATCTTTGAAAAAGGAGAACGGAACTTGTTGGGAATTACAGACCAGTGTCTATCCTACCATTGTTCAGCAAAGTCATCGAAAAAGTAGTTAAAAAACAGGTCACCTCATGGTTTTAGAAAGAAGCAAAGCACACAGTTAATTTTGACAATGTTAGTAAACCATTTGCTACATGAAATAGACAAAGGAAATTCTACTTTAGGGGTATTTTTCGACTTTAGTAAAGCTATAAACCATGACAAAACTAGAGCATTATATGTTAGAGACCGTGTCTACAATGGATACAATTTATTTATCAAACCGTTCTCAATTTGTTCAATTCAATGCCAATGTGTCAGAGAAATCTAGCATTCATCAAGGTGTTCTCCAAGGATCAGTGTTGGGTCCGactttattttttatatatataaatgatctTCAAAATTCTTGTCCTTTTTTCGATTTTCGTTTGTTTGCTGATGATTCCCATCTTTTTTCATACTTACTATGGTTAAGATTGTATTGATCTAACTACTGTATTATTTTACTTAAATGATGTTCAATTGTGATGAGGTTCCAACATATTAACTATAAATAGGagtaagacaaattttattatatttagaGACCGTCGTAAGAAACTGAATGTCTCAGGTTCAAATCAGAGAAGTTGATGTTGCTCCTTTTGTTGGTATTTTGTTGGATAAGCATCTCTTTTGGTGTGAACATTTTGATAAGATTATTTGGAAGACGTATGGAATTTTTTACAGGCTCAGATCTATTTTACCTTTACACATTTTGTTACTTTCGTACAATGCATTTATACTTCCCTTATCAGCTACGCCTAGACGTTTTGGGAATTACTAACTGTACTTTAGCAGCGCAAAACATGATTGTTGGCACGATGATGTTCAAATCAACCACATGACCACACAGCTCCTTGTTTTACTCAACTTAATATTTAAGATGTTTTTAAACTCAAGAAATTTCTCTTTTGCCAAGTAGTAATTTAGTGATTTTCTACGATATTATAATCAATTCAACGCTTTTCCTCTATTTTCCATAAAGAactatttttattgttattatgaGCCCTCTTTGctaactttgattttctgacaaATTATCATGACTGGGTTTGGGCTTTCACTAGCTGTAAGCTATTTCTCAACTCCCCATTTATCCGCTACTTTTTTACTTTCTCCCTCTCTCTGTGTTATGTAACTGCCTTTTCAAACCGGTAAATAAGCCAatgattattgctattattatcAGGTTTGCTTCTTTTTATATACTCTTTGATGTACtctggaaaaaaatcacaggGCTTATTTGAATTAGAATACATCAAATAGACGATGAACTGCTTGATGTATGATCATCACCTGTTGGTATTTCGCACATCCATGCCGACAGGAAGTCCCCGCAAGGTTTCATCTGCCAACGGTGAAATGCGCGGGCAGCACAGTCTTTTGCGTCGTTGTTCCTGTTATATGCCCAGTTTGAGTAGGTCAAGGCAGAACCGTCACTCCACTGATACACTAAAATAAATAGACGAAGCACGAGATTGTATCTTTTGCTAACGTGTGTCTTGTCAGCACGAAAACGTCCTTGCGAGCACGACATTGTTTCTTGTGAGGATGAGAAACTTTCTAGTGCGCACATCAAAATATCTTTTCCTCAGGAGAAACTTTCCTTTGAACACAAGGTACTGCCTTGTGCCAACGAGAAAGTTTCTGGTAAGCATGACATTTGTTCTCGACAGTCCTTATGTGAAACTACATTGAGCTCACGAGAAGTTTTTTGAGAGTACACGAATCTTTCTTTTGCTCACAAAGTAAGTTTGTCGCAGGCAAAAGAAAGTATTCTAGCGAACACAAGATTAATTTTTCTAGTCAACCTTAAACTACTTCATCTCATGCCTGCAAGATCGGGTCATTCTGAGCTATATTTGCATTCCAACAATCATTATTAGAGAACAGTTGATgcgaaacatcaaaattgaatgaCAGTGGTCCAGTGTTGAATCTTAAATATGGATTCACGGTATGGAGTCTTCAAAGGGAGTGCAAAATATTGACCTAATGGTGCCTTCAAAAGCATGAAGGTGTTAGGTTATAGATTGTAGGGACGCAATTCTGCGCGAAATATTTTGGGATTGTTTACACcataaaaatgaaatgtgtgaaataattttaattacAAAATATCTTACCTCCTTCTGTAGAGATGTCATTTAAACCAATCCAGCAACTTGTAAACCTAGTTACAAAATGCAGATCAAAATAATAAGTCTGGTGGGTCTATGTCAAGTATGTTTCTGTCCTCTGTGTATAGCTACCTCTTGTCAACAGAATGCACATTTTAGTGAATAATTTTGGATAGGCCTGGGCGTTTGACTTATGGACTCATCCTTGTTTGGGCTACAAAGTAGTAGAAGCGGTTACAGGGACGTTGTCAGAAGTTTGTAGAGTCGTAAATCCTCTTTGAAGTCATTAGATCGATTAAACATCTTTTCTGGTGATTTTTTACCTGCTGTCATTTGTTAGTGTTTTTTAGTGGATTATTTTAAACCCGTTAGTCCGAGCCACTCTTGGTCAATCAAAATCCAGTTACATGTATATCGATTAAACCCACTGAAGAGCTCCCCAAAAGACGATCGTCTGAGAGTATGCAATTTGTGAGTTCCCAGATACGTTTTGCCACAAAGTGGAAAAATTGACTGTACTgtgacaacaaaaacaacatatttttgaaatgtgcgAAACAAGACCTTGAatctgtaaaagtttgacaaaatgcaAAGACTAGAAGATCGTAACATTACTTAAAATGAAGCTTCTATTCTCtaaaatgttgaatgttatagtggtaaattaaaaaataataactTATCGAATcgattcacatattttttcttttaaactAAGTTTTTCGCTGTTAGAAGTTTTAATTATGTGTAGCTGTACGATGAGGATGTTGATATTTCTATTCACTGCACAACTTGAACTAAATGGCTTGTTGTATCGATTTAAAGTGATTGTCTTGAAAGACGGTGACTTTAAATCATcgttttgcaaaaaatcaagCACTCTTACCCCGTCTATTTCTTTTATTTCGATTATTCTAGTTTACCGGTATTCACAAAATCCTAATCCAAAGGTACGACGATAGTTTCAATGTTAGCTTAGACATAAAAACAGATATTGTTTACTGTAGGTTaataaaaacacgattggaactattttgggataattgggtggTGACTGCAAATGTgatatctttttctttttacattacacacttgtttttatacttaatttgtattattgcaacattaaatTATCTGGCACCtgaaacttttgagaaatttaaagattatgaaaatccaattatcctaaattaattccaatcgtgtttaaagaACATGACAATAACAaagggtcatcttgaaccacatcTCCGTAGTTGTACCAGGTCTCTTGAAGGGTGCGCGAACAATGTtaaattgctaatgaaactaGTCAGAATTGACTTAAAAGGCAAATTTAATGTAAAGCACTTTAAATAACAGTTTGTCTTCCGTTGCTGGCAGGTTTTGAGAAAaacattaagaaaacaaacataatgttaaaacttttgcaaacaaaaatatattatttttccaacagaaactaaataaaaaataagcttAATACACTTGTGGTTTCGTCGGTGTTTTTtttcctggctggctggtaggtttttcaaaagtccaaggacagcaaacaaagaattttttaaATGGCCTAATCTGGAAAAAATAACCACATTACTATTGTGGAACAAAGCCAGTTGtactgtcactcatcatttgagaaacaggtATGtcatatttccataaatatctcCATGCCACCATATAACTTCaaatttcactaatctactttctgagaatcccaCCACACCAGTATTTGTGCCAATAGGCTGTGTCTCACTCAAAGTCTTCATATTAGTTACAAGGTCTACCCTATGTAAGGATTTATAGGTAGCTATATATTTACAAACAATCAAATTCAAAGTCTCGATGGTATTGATGGTATCAACTGCCTCATTCAAGTtcgtaaaattattttgagatCATTCATGTAGTACGTCTTTTAGTAGAATGGACAAAGACGGCTGGTTATCTAGCAAAAGATCTTGATAGAGAGTACTCATTACGTATTGTCGCATGCCGTTCAAATATACTGCAGCTAAGTAACAAAGGATTTTACATCTGCACAGATGAATCTCAATACTTGTGACATGGTTTTCAAGTTAGTAGATGTCCATAGATTCTGAAGCACGAGAAAAACGCTTACCAATGAAGGATTGTGCCCCGAAAGACaaacatttcttgtcttggttGCTAAAACTGGCGAGAGTAGCATTCCTCTCACGACAATAATCTGCCGCAGCATTCCAATTTAAGGTCTGTTTTCGGACTTCATCTACTCGAAATATCTGCAATAAACATAATCAAATATGCACCTACGTGTGTAATCTATGGATTTTTGTCGTCCAggaagtttcggtatcagatgACGCGGAGTACATTAACTTTTAGTGTTATTAGACACTTTTTGggctttgacctttgactcatAACAGCTCTCCGTCAACacgagcgtaaagttggcgttATACTTATAATGTCCTAAAAATTACAGGCCAGTTTCTAATTTAACATGTATTTCCAAGCTGGTTGAAAAAGCAGCATTACTTCAAATTAATTCGTATTTATGTAATAACAACCTCTACGCTAAATGCCAGTCTGCCTACCGAGAGTGTCACAGTACAGAAACTGCGCTTATTAGAGTACTGAATGATGTTTTGTGTGCCCTTGATTGGCGGTGCGAAGTAGTTTTAATACTCCTGGATCTTTCTGCAGCATTCGACACCATCGATCATGACATTTTAATACATAGGCTACACTGTAGGTTTAGAATCATGGTACTGTGTTAGAATGGATTCGTTCATATTTGAGGGGTAGGAAAACAAGTATATGTGTCGGATCTATGGTGTCAAAAGCTCAACCGCTTGACTGTGGGGTACCCCAGGGCTCTGTACTTGGTCCTGTACTTTTCAATCTGTACACCGCCCCACTTGAAGACATCATAGATAAGCATGGTTTACAGTCTCTGTTTTACGCTGACGACTCCCAGTTATACATAACTTGTTCACGCAATACTGCTCCCATTTCTAAAATTGAGAACTGTATTGATGAGATCCGGCTGTGGATGCACGACAGCATGTTGGCACTTAATGATGGTAAGACGGAGGTGATAAGATTTTCCTCCAAGTTTGGTGGTGAGTGTCAACCCCGTGCTTGTGATGTAAACGTAGGGGGAGTCAGCATTCATGCATCAACCGAAGTTCGGGATCTTGGTGTTATATCAGATTCATCTGCAACTATGTCAGCCCATGTGACAAGTTTATGTAAATCAGCTTCATTCGCCTTATGGAAAATTGGTAAGATTCGCAACCTACTTGACCAGAGTTCTACGGAAAAATTGGTACATGCTTTTATTACGTCCAGACTCGACTACTGTAATAGTCTACTTTTTGGTCTTCCAAAGTATCAGATTAAGAAATTACAACTTATTCAAAACTCAGCAGCACGTCTTGTTTCATAAGTTAAGAAATCAATTCCTATACAACCAGTATTGCATTACCTGCATTGGCTTCCAGTTCACAAGCgcatagagtacaagcttttaTGTTTAACATACAAGATTCTGCATGATACGGCCCCATTATACTTGAAAGAACTTTTAAGTGTCCGTGCTCCGGGTTGAACCCTTCGGTCAACCACGAATGATTCATTCAGTTTGTATCAACCAGTATGTAATACAAAGTTTTACGGTGATAGAGCTTTTGCCATCTGTGCACCACGGCTGTGAATAGGCTTCCATTAAATCTTCGGAGTTCGAcaagttttaatgtttttaagtctggacttaaaacacatttatttttagaaagttcTTAATGCTATTTTTAGAGTTTTTTAGATTgtagcaacattttatcaactcACTGTGCTGTACAGCGCCTGTACAGCGCCTTGAGATGTCTTTTTTACATGGAAGGCGTTTTTtaagaaagaaatattattattattattgtacttgggcctcagcccaagtacatttgttttcattccgtgggaaaaaactgtaaggtataaccatttctggctgagaccagggagggcaaaatgtattggcttcatctttcttggcataataaatggcgtaatgatgttaactgaatggaagtgctgctctcagccagtcttgaataagtgagatgtgaatattaatgcttctctatctgagtttttgccacaaaatcttctgaatataatcaaaatgtgcatcgaaatgctacaattaatgcaccctccgtttcctaggcgatggcacgacccttgctacacccactggacgagccaaagtgggaggggtaatttcagtttggtcgaacaagagggctcgagaccagaatttaacatttaaacttgaaacatgtttaatcgctgacaagatgtggactagtcttAACCAAAGTGAAagagtgaaaaggaaaggttttatatcccggacacaatgaaaaacattacgactggaaactgtaccccagttgacaatagtaatgcccacagcgatggagaacacttatcttGAGCTGagaaaccagaccatcatttcgaaatagagctgcagattcgagaagctcgttcaaaatagctaggtacaccccataaaggggtggtttcgagttttgagggcaaatttcgcctccttcatatagaaatcgtacgtttgtttttccagga is a genomic window containing:
- the LOC139116694 gene encoding snaclec A3-like — encoded protein: MASLQSTMETASKTITVLLIVCFLIRQISGGSTDCATGWTKSQDSCFKIFRVDEVRKQTLNWNAAADYCRERNATLASFSNQDKKCLSFGAQSFIGLQVAGLV